The Thermosynechococcus sp. genome has a segment encoding these proteins:
- a CDS encoding tRNA (cytidine(34)-2'-O)-methyltransferase translates to MPAVVLVHPQIPPNTGNIARTCAATQTPLHLIEPLGFELSDRYLKRAGLDYWPYVTLYCHPDWPTFLKTAHSHGRLIAFEPAAQQIYWDFTFAESDWLVFGSEPDGIPADVLATCDAFLKIPMWQPAVRSLNLSASVAIALMEAYRQLHLCPKPPEIR, encoded by the coding sequence ATGCCTGCTGTGGTGCTTGTCCATCCCCAAATCCCCCCCAATACCGGTAATATTGCCCGCACCTGTGCTGCCACCCAGACACCGCTGCACTTGATTGAACCCTTAGGGTTTGAACTCAGCGATCGCTACCTCAAGCGCGCCGGTCTAGATTATTGGCCCTACGTCACCCTGTATTGCCACCCCGACTGGCCAACATTTCTGAAAACAGCCCACAGCCACGGACGCTTAATTGCCTTTGAACCTGCTGCCCAGCAGATTTACTGGGACTTCACCTTCGCTGAGAGTGATTGGCTGGTCTTTGGCAGTGAACCCGATGGTATTCCTGCGGATGTTTTAGCCACCTGCGATGCCTTCCTCAAAATTCCCATGTGGCAGCCTGCTGTCCGCAGTCTGAACCTCTCGGCATCGGTGGCGATCGCCCTCATGGAAGCCTATCGGCAACTGCACCTTTGCCCAAAGCCTCCCGAAATAAGATGA
- the lpxA gene encoding acyl-ACP--UDP-N-acetylglucosamine O-acyltransferase, whose product MQTLIHPTAVIHPSAELHPTVRVGPYAVIGEQVRVGAHTEIGAHVIIEGPTEVGVGNRIFPGAIIGTASQDQKYTGANSALRIGDYNTIREFVTINRANGEGDATIIGNHNLLLAYVHVAHDCVIEDQVVITNAASIAGHVCIESKARIGGMVGIHQFVHIGRLAMVGAMARVDRDVPPYMLVEGHPARVRALNQVGLRRAGVTEAEMRDLKEAFRILYRRELPLAQAIAQLATLPPSEHLEHLQRFLTYAREEGRRGLTPGGRATTD is encoded by the coding sequence ATGCAAACCCTGATCCATCCTACTGCTGTCATCCATCCCAGTGCTGAACTGCATCCCACAGTTCGAGTCGGTCCCTATGCTGTGATTGGTGAACAGGTGCGCGTCGGCGCCCATACGGAAATTGGTGCCCACGTGATTATTGAAGGGCCAACGGAGGTAGGGGTCGGCAATCGTATCTTTCCGGGAGCAATCATTGGCACTGCCTCTCAGGATCAAAAATATACGGGTGCCAATAGTGCCCTGCGCATTGGTGATTACAACACGATTCGCGAGTTCGTGACGATTAACCGCGCCAATGGTGAAGGGGATGCCACAATTATTGGTAACCACAATCTGCTCCTGGCCTATGTTCATGTAGCCCATGATTGCGTGATTGAGGATCAGGTGGTGATTACGAATGCCGCCTCGATCGCGGGCCATGTTTGCATTGAATCAAAGGCGCGCATTGGGGGTATGGTGGGTATTCACCAGTTTGTCCATATTGGTCGCTTGGCGATGGTGGGGGCAATGGCACGGGTAGATCGGGATGTGCCTCCCTATATGCTGGTGGAAGGTCATCCGGCACGGGTTCGTGCCCTCAATCAGGTGGGACTGCGGCGGGCAGGTGTCACAGAGGCAGAAATGCGCGACCTCAAGGAAGCCTTTCGCATTCTTTATCGCCGTGAGTTGCCCCTTGCTCAGGCGATTGCCCAATTGGCAACCCTACCCCCTTCTGAGCATTTAGAGCATCTCCAGCGCTTTTTAACCTATGCCCGCGAAGAGGGACGGCGGGGCTTAACCCCCGGTGGTCGGGCAACGACGGATTAA